A region from the Acipenser ruthenus chromosome 13, fAciRut3.2 maternal haplotype, whole genome shotgun sequence genome encodes:
- the LOC117962440 gene encoding axin-1-like isoform X1 has protein sequence MSVRSKGYPVDLGGSFTEDAPRPPVPGEEGELVATDSRQYSHSFYSTKSEASTATPRRPDLDLGYEPEGSASPTPPYLKWAESLHSLLDDQDGTHLFRTFLKQEDCADLLDFWFACSGFRKLEASGGNEEKKLKLAKAIYKKYILDNNSIVSRQIKAATKSFIRDCVVRVHIEPAMLDQAQTEIQAMLEENTYPVFLKSDLYLEYTRTGGESPKLCPDHSSGSGTGMVQPGYLPTLNEDEEWKCDQHLEEPEGDPTPTNRLTQKLLLETASQRAASNKRSQDSREYRHGTWREPVNPYYVNTGYAMAPATSANDSEQQSLSSDADSLSLTDSSVDGIPPYRFRKLHRREMQESAKANGRVPLPHMPRTYRIPKDIHVEPQKFAAELSSRLEGVLREREAQEKLEERLKRVRMEEEGDDADVSAAPSLVSHKLPPVQPPHHFNSRYSDMSYSGMQLRDAHEENPESILDEHVQRVMKTPGCHSPKSRSPDGLPAGKHPSKPGLKAEGAGMYHHKHVYHHTHHHGTVKPKEQPEGEASQRGQSNLAWNGDPHHYATKSRNYADSMGMAPNPMDSLGHSSKGSTLSKRASKKAEPLKTEDSRNFEMPAPPEDMERNQKILQWMMEGEKESGRHKKTPYGSTGGVKKVPSHEPSRPSSIERPGAVHPWVTAQLRNNVQPSHPFIQDPTMPPNPAPNPLTQLEEARRRLEEERKRAAPLQAKQRHRTQKKQPCESLVVAYYFCGEPIPYRTSVKGRVVTLGQFKELLTKKGSYRYYFKKVSDEFDCGVVFEEVREDDAILPIFEEKIIGKVEKID, from the exons ATGAGTGTGAGATCGAAAGGGTACCCCGTGGATCTCGGGGGCAGCTTCACTGAAGACGCCCCCAGGCCACCGGTCCCTGGCGAGGAAGGGGAGCTGGTGGCCACGGATTCCCGGCAGTATAGCCACAGCTTCTACTCCACCAAGAGCGAGGCTTCCACGGCCACGCCGCGCCGGCCGGACCTGGACCTCGGCTATGAGCCCGAGGGCAGCGCCTCCCCCACGCCGCCCTACCTCAAGTGGGCAGAGTCACTGCACTCCCTGCTGGACGACCAGGATGGGACCCACCTGTTCCGCACCTTCCTGAAGCAGGAGGACTGCGCCGACCTGCTCGACTTCTGGTTTGCCTGCAGCGGCTTCCGCAAGCTGGAGGCGAGTGGCGGCAACGAGGAGAAGAAGCTCAAGCTGGCCAAGGCCATCTACAAGAAATACATCTTGGACAACAACAGCATCGTGTCGAGGCAGATCAAAGCAGCCACCAAGAGCTTCATCAGGGACTGTGTGGTGAGGGTGCACATCGAGCCGGCCATGCTGGACCAGGCGCAGACGGAGATCCAGGCCATGCTGGAGGAGAACACCTACCCCGTGTTCCTCAAGTCAGATCTCTATCTGGAGTACACCCGCACAGGCGGGGAGAGCCCCAAGCTGTGCCCTGACCACAGCTCCGGCTCTGGGACCGGGATGGTCCAGCCCGGGTATTTGCCCACTCTGAACGAGGACGAGGAGTGGAAATGCGACCAGCACCTGGAGGAGCCGGAGGGAGACCCCACTCCCACTAACAGGCTCACTCAGAAACTGCTGCTGGAGACTGCGAGCCAGCGAGCCGCCAGCAACAAGAGGAGCCAGGACAGCAGGGAGTACAG ACACGGAACGTGGCGGGAGCCCGTCAACCCTTACTATGTGAACACCGGGTACGCCATGGCCCCCGCCACGAGCGCCAACGACAGCGAGCAGCAGAGCCTGTCCAGCGATGCGGACTCCCTGTCCCTGACGGACAGCAGCGT AGATGGGATCCCTCCGTACCGATTCCGAAAACTCCACCGTCGAGAGATGCAGGAAAGCGCCAAAGCCAATGGACGAGTGCCACTACCTCATATGCCT CGCACATACCGGATTCCGAAGGATATCCACGTTGAGCCGCAGAAGTTTGCTGCCGAGCTGAGCAGCAGACTGGAGGGGGTCCTGAGGGAGCGTGAAGCCCAGGAGAAGCTGGAGGAGAGACTGAAGCGAGTGCGAATG GAGGAGGAAGGGGATGACGCAGACGTCTCTGCTGCTCCCTCGCTGGTCAGTCACAAGCTGCCCCCTGTCCAGCCCCCGCACCACTTCAACTCGCGCTACTCCGATATGTCCTACAGCGGCATGCAGCTGCGAGACGCTCATGAGGAGAACCCCGAGTCCATCCTGGACGAGCACGTCCAGCGCGTCATGAAGACGCCCGGCTGCCACTCCCCGAAGTCGCGCTCTCCAGACGGGCTGCCCGCGGGCAAGCACCCGTCCAAACCAGGGCTGAAGGCGGAGGGGGCTGGCATGTACCACCACAAGCACGTGTACCACCACACCCACCACCATGGCACGGTGAAACCCAAAGAGCAGCCTGAGGGGGAGGCCTCACAGAGGGGGCAGAGCAACCTGGCCTGGAACGGGGATCCGCACCACTATGCAACCAAGTCTCGCAACTACGCAGACAGCATGGGCATGGCGCCCAACCCCATGGACTCACTGGGGCACAG TAGTAAAGGAAGCACTCTATCTAAACGTGCCTCCAAGAAGGCGGAACCCCTGAAAACGGAGGACAGCCGGAACTTTGAGATGCCTGCGCCTCCCGAGGACATGGAGAGAAACCAGAAGATCCTGCAGTGGATGATGGAAGGGGAGAAGGAATCCGGACGCCACAAAAAGACGCCGTACGG AAGCACCGGCGGGGTGAAGAAGGTGCCGAGTCACGAGCCGTCCAGACCCAGCTCGATCGAGCGGCCGGGGGCAGTGCACCCCTGGGTCACCGCCCAGCTCCGCAACAACGTGCAGCCCTCCCACCCCTTCATCCAGGACCCTACCATGCCTCCCAACCCCGCCCCCAACCCCCTGACCCAGCTGGAGGAGGCTCGCCGGCGGCtcgaggaggagaggaagagggcTGCCCCCCTGCAGGCCAAACAGAG GCATAGAACCCAGAAGAAGCAGCCGTGCGAGAGCCTTGTCGTGGCGTATTACTTCTGCGGGGAGCCCATCCCCTACAGGACCTCGGTGAAAGGACGCGTGGTCACGCTGGGGCAGTTCAAGGAGCTGCTCACCAAGAAAGGGAGCTACAG GTATTACTTCAAGAAGGTGAGCGACGAGTTTGACTGTGGGGTGGTGTTTGAAGAGGTTCGCGAAGACGACGCGATCCTGCCCATCTTCGAAGAGAAGATCATCGGCAAAGTGGAGAAGATCGACTGA
- the LOC117962440 gene encoding axin-1-like isoform X2 gives MSVRSKGYPVDLGGSFTEDAPRPPVPGEEGELVATDSRQYSHSFYSTKSEASTATPRRPDLDLGYEPEGSASPTPPYLKWAESLHSLLDDQDGTHLFRTFLKQEDCADLLDFWFACSGFRKLEASGGNEEKKLKLAKAIYKKYILDNNSIVSRQIKAATKSFIRDCVVRVHIEPAMLDQAQTEIQAMLEENTYPVFLKSDLYLEYTRTGGESPKLCPDHSSGSGTGMVQPGYLPTLNEDEEWKCDQHLEEPEGDPTPTNRLTQKLLLETASQRAASNKRSQDSREYRHGTWREPVNPYYVNTGYAMAPATSANDSEQQSLSSDADSLSLTDSSVDGIPPYRFRKLHRREMQESAKANGRVPLPHMPRTYRIPKDIHVEPQKFAAELSSRLEGVLREREAQEKLEERLKRVRMEEEGDDADVSAAPSLVSHKLPPVQPPHHFNSRYSDMSYSGMQLRDAHEENPESILDEHVQRVMKTPGCHSPKSRSPDGLPAGKHPSKPGLKAEGAGMYHHKHVYHHTHHHGTVKPKEQPEGEASQRGQSNLAWNGDPHHYATKSRNYADSMGMAPNPMDSLGHSKGSTLSKRASKKAEPLKTEDSRNFEMPAPPEDMERNQKILQWMMEGEKESGRHKKTPYGSTGGVKKVPSHEPSRPSSIERPGAVHPWVTAQLRNNVQPSHPFIQDPTMPPNPAPNPLTQLEEARRRLEEERKRAAPLQAKQRHRTQKKQPCESLVVAYYFCGEPIPYRTSVKGRVVTLGQFKELLTKKGSYRYYFKKVSDEFDCGVVFEEVREDDAILPIFEEKIIGKVEKID, from the exons ATGAGTGTGAGATCGAAAGGGTACCCCGTGGATCTCGGGGGCAGCTTCACTGAAGACGCCCCCAGGCCACCGGTCCCTGGCGAGGAAGGGGAGCTGGTGGCCACGGATTCCCGGCAGTATAGCCACAGCTTCTACTCCACCAAGAGCGAGGCTTCCACGGCCACGCCGCGCCGGCCGGACCTGGACCTCGGCTATGAGCCCGAGGGCAGCGCCTCCCCCACGCCGCCCTACCTCAAGTGGGCAGAGTCACTGCACTCCCTGCTGGACGACCAGGATGGGACCCACCTGTTCCGCACCTTCCTGAAGCAGGAGGACTGCGCCGACCTGCTCGACTTCTGGTTTGCCTGCAGCGGCTTCCGCAAGCTGGAGGCGAGTGGCGGCAACGAGGAGAAGAAGCTCAAGCTGGCCAAGGCCATCTACAAGAAATACATCTTGGACAACAACAGCATCGTGTCGAGGCAGATCAAAGCAGCCACCAAGAGCTTCATCAGGGACTGTGTGGTGAGGGTGCACATCGAGCCGGCCATGCTGGACCAGGCGCAGACGGAGATCCAGGCCATGCTGGAGGAGAACACCTACCCCGTGTTCCTCAAGTCAGATCTCTATCTGGAGTACACCCGCACAGGCGGGGAGAGCCCCAAGCTGTGCCCTGACCACAGCTCCGGCTCTGGGACCGGGATGGTCCAGCCCGGGTATTTGCCCACTCTGAACGAGGACGAGGAGTGGAAATGCGACCAGCACCTGGAGGAGCCGGAGGGAGACCCCACTCCCACTAACAGGCTCACTCAGAAACTGCTGCTGGAGACTGCGAGCCAGCGAGCCGCCAGCAACAAGAGGAGCCAGGACAGCAGGGAGTACAG ACACGGAACGTGGCGGGAGCCCGTCAACCCTTACTATGTGAACACCGGGTACGCCATGGCCCCCGCCACGAGCGCCAACGACAGCGAGCAGCAGAGCCTGTCCAGCGATGCGGACTCCCTGTCCCTGACGGACAGCAGCGT AGATGGGATCCCTCCGTACCGATTCCGAAAACTCCACCGTCGAGAGATGCAGGAAAGCGCCAAAGCCAATGGACGAGTGCCACTACCTCATATGCCT CGCACATACCGGATTCCGAAGGATATCCACGTTGAGCCGCAGAAGTTTGCTGCCGAGCTGAGCAGCAGACTGGAGGGGGTCCTGAGGGAGCGTGAAGCCCAGGAGAAGCTGGAGGAGAGACTGAAGCGAGTGCGAATG GAGGAGGAAGGGGATGACGCAGACGTCTCTGCTGCTCCCTCGCTGGTCAGTCACAAGCTGCCCCCTGTCCAGCCCCCGCACCACTTCAACTCGCGCTACTCCGATATGTCCTACAGCGGCATGCAGCTGCGAGACGCTCATGAGGAGAACCCCGAGTCCATCCTGGACGAGCACGTCCAGCGCGTCATGAAGACGCCCGGCTGCCACTCCCCGAAGTCGCGCTCTCCAGACGGGCTGCCCGCGGGCAAGCACCCGTCCAAACCAGGGCTGAAGGCGGAGGGGGCTGGCATGTACCACCACAAGCACGTGTACCACCACACCCACCACCATGGCACGGTGAAACCCAAAGAGCAGCCTGAGGGGGAGGCCTCACAGAGGGGGCAGAGCAACCTGGCCTGGAACGGGGATCCGCACCACTATGCAACCAAGTCTCGCAACTACGCAGACAGCATGGGCATGGCGCCCAACCCCATGGACTCACTGGGGCACAG TAAAGGAAGCACTCTATCTAAACGTGCCTCCAAGAAGGCGGAACCCCTGAAAACGGAGGACAGCCGGAACTTTGAGATGCCTGCGCCTCCCGAGGACATGGAGAGAAACCAGAAGATCCTGCAGTGGATGATGGAAGGGGAGAAGGAATCCGGACGCCACAAAAAGACGCCGTACGG AAGCACCGGCGGGGTGAAGAAGGTGCCGAGTCACGAGCCGTCCAGACCCAGCTCGATCGAGCGGCCGGGGGCAGTGCACCCCTGGGTCACCGCCCAGCTCCGCAACAACGTGCAGCCCTCCCACCCCTTCATCCAGGACCCTACCATGCCTCCCAACCCCGCCCCCAACCCCCTGACCCAGCTGGAGGAGGCTCGCCGGCGGCtcgaggaggagaggaagagggcTGCCCCCCTGCAGGCCAAACAGAG GCATAGAACCCAGAAGAAGCAGCCGTGCGAGAGCCTTGTCGTGGCGTATTACTTCTGCGGGGAGCCCATCCCCTACAGGACCTCGGTGAAAGGACGCGTGGTCACGCTGGGGCAGTTCAAGGAGCTGCTCACCAAGAAAGGGAGCTACAG GTATTACTTCAAGAAGGTGAGCGACGAGTTTGACTGTGGGGTGGTGTTTGAAGAGGTTCGCGAAGACGACGCGATCCTGCCCATCTTCGAAGAGAAGATCATCGGCAAAGTGGAGAAGATCGACTGA